One Lentimicrobiaceae bacterium genomic window carries:
- a CDS encoding amidohydrolase gives MDVLNKIKQRAASLLPELTAVRRHLHMHPELSMQEKETSVYIQSKLSSYGIPFKAGIAQHGIVGLIEGRNPGARTIALRADMDALPIVEQNEAAYCSQNQGVMHACGHDVHMTSLIGAAIILNELKDEFEGTIKLIFQPSEERFPGGASMMIKEGVMENPAPLRMFGQHVLPTLDAGKVGMKPGKYMASTDEIYLTVKGKGGHGATPELNVDPVLIAAHILIALQQIVSRNAPPALPAVLSFGRFMAEGRTNIIPDEVKLDGTLRTFDENWRADAHHKITRMATSIAEGMGGSCDVFIDKGYPYLVNDDEVTAQAKEFAIEYLGADNVVDLDMRMTAEDFAYFSQLVPSCFYRLGIRNESKGIVHNLHTSKFDVDESSLETGAGLMAWMALKNLNLMP, from the coding sequence ATGGATGTCCTCAACAAAATAAAGCAAAGAGCAGCATCGTTATTGCCTGAACTAACGGCAGTCCGAAGGCATTTACATATGCATCCCGAACTTTCAATGCAGGAGAAGGAGACTTCGGTTTATATTCAATCCAAACTTAGTAGTTATGGCATTCCGTTTAAAGCCGGCATTGCTCAGCATGGAATTGTTGGTCTGATTGAAGGAAGAAATCCTGGTGCACGAACAATTGCTTTGCGTGCCGATATGGATGCCCTTCCTATTGTTGAGCAAAATGAAGCAGCCTATTGCTCACAAAACCAGGGCGTAATGCATGCCTGTGGACACGATGTGCACATGACCAGTTTGATTGGTGCAGCCATTATTCTGAATGAATTAAAAGACGAATTTGAAGGAACCATTAAACTGATATTTCAGCCTTCAGAAGAGCGGTTTCCGGGAGGTGCCTCCATGATGATTAAGGAAGGTGTTATGGAAAACCCTGCTCCGCTCAGGATGTTTGGTCAGCATGTGCTTCCCACACTTGATGCCGGAAAGGTTGGAATGAAGCCCGGAAAATATATGGCTTCAACCGATGAAATTTATCTGACGGTGAAAGGGAAGGGTGGACATGGTGCGACACCCGAACTGAATGTTGACCCGGTGTTGATTGCCGCTCATATACTCATTGCCCTGCAACAGATTGTTAGCCGAAATGCACCTCCTGCCTTGCCTGCTGTTCTTTCTTTCGGGCGATTTATGGCCGAAGGCAGAACCAATATTATTCCTGACGAGGTGAAGCTGGATGGTACACTGCGAACTTTTGACGAAAACTGGCGCGCTGATGCTCATCATAAAATTACCCGCATGGCAACCTCTATTGCCGAAGGAATGGGCGGATCCTGTGATGTTTTTATTGATAAAGGTTATCCATACCTGGTCAACGACGATGAAGTTACAGCGCAGGCAAAGGAATTTGCCATAGAATATCTTGGAGCCGATAATGTTGTAGATCTGGATATGCGAATGACTGCCGAGGATTTTGCCTATTTTTCGCAGCTGGTTCCTTCCTGTTTCTACAGGCTTGGCATCAGGAATGAAAGCAAGGGCATTGTTCATAATCTGCATACTTCAAAATTTGATGTGGATGAATCAAGTCTTGAAACCGGAGCCGGATTAATGGCCTGGATGGCACTGAAAAACCTGAATTTAATGCCATAA
- a CDS encoding ABC transporter ATP-binding protein, with the protein MKNLVKVLRYAIPYWGFALLNILFNIISVAFSLVSFAAIIPVLNILFKLEKPVLAPAAFEWKFDVLKQNLYYQIGRLIDQYGELTTLAYICGVIIVVFFLKNLFRYLAMYYIAEVRNGVVRDIRNALYHKILILPLSYYSEKKKGDIISRMTTDVQEVEWSVLSSLEMLFRDPVTIIAYLISLFMMNYELTLMVLILLPVSGGLIGRIGRSLKRTSAKGQIKMGELLSNIEETISGLRNIKAFNSIDWANNNFKETNYKYNRLMVRLFRKRDLASPLSEFLGIVVSVIVIWFGGKIILSPDSSMDASIFIVYITVFSQIINPIKALSTAVYNVQKGAASVERIEQVLAAEEVITEKENAIPVKEFEKQIEYRNVWFRYEQEDVLKNINLIIPKGKSIALVGASGSGKSTMADLLPRFYDVTQGEILIDGKPIRDFVISDVRGLMGIVSQETILFNATVLDNITFGMQGVSKEEVIAAAKVANAHEFIMQMPEGYETNIGDRGIKMSGGQRQRLSIARAVLRNPPVMILDEATSALDTESERLVQDALLNLMQNRTSLVIAHRLSTVQHADEIIVMQKGEIVERGTHTELMARHGVYKRLSDLQTVDQA; encoded by the coding sequence TCCCTGGTCTCGTTTGCAGCGATTATTCCGGTGTTAAATATTCTTTTTAAGCTGGAAAAGCCTGTACTGGCGCCTGCTGCATTTGAGTGGAAATTTGATGTGCTGAAGCAAAATCTTTATTACCAGATTGGGCGTTTGATTGATCAATATGGTGAACTTACCACGCTGGCATACATATGCGGGGTAATTATTGTGGTGTTTTTTCTGAAAAACCTTTTCCGGTATCTGGCCATGTATTACATTGCCGAGGTGCGCAATGGTGTGGTAAGAGATATTAGAAATGCCCTTTATCATAAAATCCTGATTTTGCCGCTTTCCTATTATTCTGAAAAAAAGAAGGGCGATATTATTTCACGCATGACCACCGATGTGCAGGAGGTTGAATGGTCGGTGCTCAGCTCTCTTGAAATGTTGTTTCGCGATCCGGTTACTATTATTGCCTATCTCATTTCTCTTTTTATGATGAACTATGAGCTTACGCTTATGGTGTTGATACTTCTCCCTGTTAGTGGAGGTCTTATTGGCCGGATTGGCCGGAGCCTGAAACGGACATCTGCAAAAGGACAAATCAAAATGGGGGAGTTACTTTCCAATATTGAAGAAACCATCAGTGGCTTGCGCAATATCAAAGCATTTAATTCAATTGACTGGGCAAATAACAACTTTAAGGAAACCAATTACAAGTACAACAGGCTTATGGTCAGGTTGTTCCGAAAACGCGATCTGGCTTCTCCTCTCAGCGAATTTTTGGGAATTGTAGTATCGGTCATTGTAATCTGGTTTGGAGGAAAAATAATCCTTTCTCCTGATTCGTCTATGGATGCTTCTATTTTTATCGTTTATATTACGGTGTTTTCACAGATTATTAATCCAATCAAAGCTTTGTCTACTGCCGTATATAATGTGCAGAAAGGTGCTGCTTCGGTTGAAAGGATTGAGCAGGTTTTAGCCGCCGAAGAGGTGATTACAGAGAAGGAAAATGCCATTCCGGTTAAGGAATTCGAAAAACAGATTGAATACCGAAACGTTTGGTTTCGCTATGAGCAGGAAGATGTGCTCAAAAATATTAACCTGATAATCCCTAAAGGAAAATCAATTGCGCTGGTGGGAGCTTCTGGTTCAGGAAAATCAACCATGGCTGATTTGCTCCCCCGGTTTTATGATGTTACTCAAGGTGAAATTTTAATCGATGGAAAACCCATACGCGATTTTGTTATCAGCGATGTAAGGGGATTAATGGGTATTGTGTCACAGGAAACCATTCTGTTTAATGCTACGGTTCTTGATAACATAACATTTGGTATGCAAGGGGTTAGCAAAGAGGAGGTTATTGCTGCAGCAAAAGTTGCCAATGCGCATGAATTTATCATGCAGATGCCTGAAGGGTACGAAACCAATATTGGGGATCGGGGCATTAAAATGTCGGGTGGTCAGCGGCAGCGGTTAAGCATTGCCAGGGCTGTACTGCGCAATCCGCCGGTGATGATACTTGATGAAGCAACTTCAGCGCTTGACACAGAATCAGAACGTTTGGTGCAGGATGCATTGCTGAACCTGATGCAGAACCGTACCTCGCTGGTAATTGCTCACCGGTTGTCAACCGTTCAGCATGCCGATGAAATTATTGTAATGCAGAAAGGCGAAATTGTTGAAAGAGGCACTCACACTGAACTTATGGCCAGGCATGGAGTATATAAAAGATTAAGCGATTTGCAAACAGTTGATCAGGCATAA